Proteins found in one Ovis canadensis isolate MfBH-ARS-UI-01 breed Bighorn chromosome 20, ARS-UI_OviCan_v2, whole genome shotgun sequence genomic segment:
- the LOC138425498 gene encoding LOW QUALITY PROTEIN: putative olfactory receptor 2B3 (The sequence of the model RefSeq protein was modified relative to this genomic sequence to represent the inferred CDS: deleted 2 bases in 1 codon) — translation MNWANESSLKEFVLLGFSDKPWLQKPLFVLLLISYTTTIFGNVSIMMVCILDPKLHTPMYFFLANLSILDLCYTTRTVPHMLTNISHNKKTISYAGCVAQLITFLALGATECTILAVMSFDRYVAICRPLHYVVIMNPWFCLRMIAFSWFTGFSNSVLQSSLTLNTPRCGHQEVDHFFCEVPALLKLSCADTKPIVAELFFFSVLILLIPVTLILISYGFIAQAVLRIKSAEGRRKAFGTCGSQMVVVSLFFGTSIYMYLQPPSSTSKDWGKIISLFYGIFTPMLNPLIYSLRNKDMKEAFKKLMLLTFYYKK, via the exons ATGAATTGGGCAAATGAGAGCTCCCTGAAAGAATTTGTACTACTGGGCTTTTCAGACAAGCCCTGGCTGCAAAAGCCCCTTTTTGTGTTACTATTAATATCATACACAACCACCATCTTTGGCAATGTGTCCATCATGATGGTCTGCATTCTGGATCCCAAGCTTCACACTCCCATGTATTTCTTTCTTGCTAATCTGTCCATCTTAGATCTCTGTTACACCACAAGAACAGTCCCTCATATGCTGACGAATATTTCTCACAACAAGAAGACCATCAGCTATGCTGGCTGTGTGGCCCAGCTCATCACCTTCCTGGCCCTGGGTGCTACTGAGTGTACA ATCCTTGCTGTTATGTCCTTTGACAGGTACGTGGCGATTTGCAGACCCCTCCACTATGTTGTCATCATGAACCCTTGGTTCTGCTTGAGGATGATAGCCTTCTCCTGGTTCACTGGCTTCAGCAACTCAGTGCTGCAGTCCTCCTTGACCCTTAACACGCCACGGTGTGGTCATCAAGAAGTGGACCACTTTTTCTGTGAGGTTCCTGCCCTTCTCAAGTTGTCCTGTGCTGACACAAAGCCTATTGTTGCTGAGCTTTTTTTCTTCAGCGTGTTAATTCTGCTAATTCCAGTGACATTGATCCTCATCTCCTATGGCTTCATAGCTCAAGCAGTATTGAGAATCAAATCGGCAGAAGGACGACGAAAAGCTTTTGGGACGTGTGGGTCTCAAATGGTtgtagtctctctcttttttggaacaagcatatacatgtatctacaaCCACCTTCTTCTACCTCTAAGGACTGGGGGAAAATCATTTCCCTCTTCTATGGGATATTCACACCCATGTTAAACCCCCTCATCTATAGCCTTAGAAATAAAGATATGAAGGAGGCCTTTAAGAAGCTGATGCTATTAACATTTTACTATAAGAAGTAA
- the LOC138425176 gene encoding olfactory receptor 2H2-like yields MFTIRNDSHSDFILLGFSDKPYLEKKLFSVILISYCLTITGNIVIILVSVKDPKLHSPMYYFLSNLSLLDLCFTSSCVPQMLVNFWGPEKTISYTGCAIQLYVFLWLGTTECVLLVVMAVDCYVAVCHPLQYTTIMHPKLCLQLAILAWGTGLIQSLIQSPATLQLPFCSHEKVDDIVCEVPALIQVSSADTIDIEIQILIAGIILLVVPLLIILSSYVAIAKAVLRIKSTAGKKKAFGTCTSHLLVVSLFYGTVTAVYLQPKSHYTHEQGKFLTLFYTVVTPTLNPLIYTLRNKEVKGALIRLIWWQIEPSDGCKI; encoded by the exons ATGTTCACAATTCGCAATGACAGCCACAGTGATTTCATCCTTCTAGGCTTCTCTGACAAGCCATATTTGGAGAAGAAGCTCTTTTCAGTAATTCTGATCTCTTATTGCTTAACTATTACAGGAAATATAGTCATAATTCTTGTCTCTGTGAAGGATCCAAAACTCCACAGCCCAATGTATTACTTTCTTTCCAACCTATCTCTGCTGGATCTCTGTTTCACCAGCAGCTGTGTTCCACAGATGTTGGTTAATTTCTGGGGTCCAGAGAAGACCATCAGCTACACTGGCTGTGCCATTCAACTCTATGTCTTCTTGTGGCTTGGGACCACTGAATGTGTCCTGCTTGTGGTCATGGCTGTGGACTGCTATGTGGCAGTGTGTCATCCACTGCAATATACCACTATCATGCACCCAAAACTTTGTCTGCAGCTGGCCATCCTAGCATGGGGGACTGGCCTGATTCAGTCTCTGATTCAGTCTCCTGCTACCCTCCAGTTACCTTTCTGCTCCCACGAGAAGGTGGATGACATAGTGTGTGAAGTTCCAGCCCTCATTCAGGTCTCCAGTGCAGACACCATCGACATTGAAATCCAGATACTCATAGCTGGTATTATTCTCCTGGTGGTGCCCTTGCTTATTATCCTTTCCTCTTACGTTGCTATTGCTAAAGCTGTGCTGAGAATAAAGTCAACTGCAGGGAAGAAGAAAGCATTTGGTACCTGCACTTCTCATCTTCTTGTAGTGTCCCTCTTCTATGGCACTGTCACAGCTGTTTATCTTCAACCCAAGAGTCACTATACTCATGAACAGGGCAAGTTTCTCACCCTTTTCTACACTGTTGTAACCCCGACTCTTAACCCGCTCATCTACACTCTAAGGAACAAGGAGGTAAAGGGGGCACTAATAAGGCT TATATGGTGGCAGATTGAACCTTCTGATGGTTGCAAG atctga
- the LOC138425084 gene encoding putative olfactory receptor 2W6, translating to MINDSFFGGFILLGFTGQPQMEMIISWVVFFFYIIALSGNMAIILLSFPDDHLQTPMYFFLRSLAILDLSYTTNIVPQMLVNIWGKDKRITFGGCAFQLFTDMVLCSVECILLAVMSYDRFSAVCRPLHYMTIMNSQLCQGLVGTAWVFGVINCMILSPYAMSLPRCQNHHLDHFFCEMSAMIKIACVDTMAMEATTFAMCLIIVLAPLLLILVSYGFIAVAVLKIKSATGRQKAFGTCSSHLIVVSIFYGIVIYMYIQPGNSPNQNEGKLLSTCHSIVILSMNPLIYTLRNKEFKGAIKTLIGKRKVLWKQ from the coding sequence atgatcaaTGACAGCTTCTTTGGTGGATTTATACTCCTTGGATTCACAGGTCAGCCTCAGATGGAGATGATTATTTCTTGGGTGGTATTTTTCTTCTACATCATTGCCCTGAGTGGAAATATGGCCATCATCCTGCTATCTTTTCCCGATGACCATCTCCAAactcccatgtacttcttccttagAAGCTTGGCCATTTTGGATCTCAGTTATACCACAAACATAGTCCCTCAAATGTTGGTCAATATCTGGGGCAAAGACAAGAGAATTACCTTTGGTGGCTGTGCTTTCCAACTTTTCACTGATATGGTTCTCTGCTCAGTTGAATGTATCCTTCTGGCTGTGATGTCTTATGACAGGTTCAGCGCTGTCTGCAGGCCTCTGCACTATATGACCATAATGAACTCCCAACTTTGCCAGGGCCTTGTAGGCACTGCCTGGGTGTTTGGTGTTATTAATTGCATGATACTTTCCCCCTATGCCATGAGTCTTCCTCGATGCCAAAATCACCACCTGGATCacttcttttgtgaaatgtctgcAATGATCAAGATTGCATGTGTGGACACGATGGCCATGGAGGCAACCACATTTGCCATGTGCCTGATTATCGTTCTTGCTCCTCTTCTTCTCATTCTGGTTTCTTATGGCTTCATTGCTGTAGCTGTGCTCAAGATCAAATCTGCAACAGGAAGGCAAAAAGCATTTGGGACCTGTTCCTCCCATCTCATTGTGGTATCCATCTTCTATGGAATTGTTATCTATATGTATATCCAGCCAGGAAACAGTCCAAATCAAAATGAGGGTAAACTTCTCAGTACCTGTCATTCCATTGTTATTCTCAGCATGAACCCACTGATCTATACTCTAAGGAATAAGGAGTTCAAGGGGGCCATAAAAACACTGATTGGGAAAAGGAAAGTTCTGTGGAAACAATAG
- the LOC138425900 gene encoding non-histone chromosomal protein HMG-14-like — MPKRKVCSTKGSAKEEPKRRLGMLSAKPAPAKVETKPKRAAGKDKSLDKKVQTQGKRGARRKQVEVANQETKEDLPAENGETKNEESPASDEAEKKEAKSD; from the exons ATGCCCAAGAGGAAGGTCTGCTCCACCAAGGGGTCGGCAAAGGAGGAGCCCAAGAGGAGATTGGGGATGTTGTCAGCTAAACCGGCTCCTGCAAAAGTGGAAACTAAGccaaagag GGCAGCAGGAAAAGATAAATCTTTAGACAAAAAAGTGCAAACACAAGGGAAAAGAGGAGCAAGGAGAAAACAGGTGGAAGTGGCCAACCAAGAGACTAAAGAAGACTTACCTGCAGAAAATGGAGAGACTAAAAATGAGGAGAGCCCAGCCTCTGatgaagcagaaaagaaagaagccaaGTCTGATTAG